Proteins found in one Micropterus dolomieu isolate WLL.071019.BEF.003 ecotype Adirondacks linkage group LG10, ASM2129224v1, whole genome shotgun sequence genomic segment:
- the LOC123977351 gene encoding claudin-20-like: protein MLSAAIQILAFALALLGVLGTTVATLLPNWKVSINAWSSIMTPISQMQGLWMDCVWYSSGVFSCTMKNSVLSLPGYLQATRAAMVLSCLVALFGLCLASLGLKCTRWGGSHRAKGHTAIAAGGCFILASFLCLVPASWFTNEVITVFLTTDLPESSKYQPGGALCVTFISAGFLLAGGVIFCLSCPGKRSGRPDFASSASSADPDRRLTCPHEQRRRELQTEDVQPKNRQNKTVQLQMDKVKQKKPPEQGQEQKKVYLSPSKLPPKDIKDSYSLQEYV, encoded by the coding sequence ATGCTGTCCGCCGCCATTCAGATCCTGGCGTTCGCCCTGGCGCTCCTGGGCGTCCTCGGCACCACCGTGGCCACTCTGCTGCCCAACTGGAAGGTGAGCATCAACGCCTGGTCCAGCATCATGACCCCCATCTCGCAGATGCAGGGTCTGTGGATGGACTGCGTCTGGTACAGCTCCGGGGTCTTCAGCTGCACCATGAAGAACTCGGTTCTGTCGCTGCCGGGGTATCTGCAGGCCACGCGGGCCGCCATGGTTCTGTCCTGCCTGGTGGCGTTGTTCGGACTCTGCCTCGCCTCCCTGGGGCTTAAATGTACCCGCTGGGGGGGAAGCCACCGAGCAAAGGGGCACACAGCCATCGCTGCGGGGGGCTGCTTCATCCTGGCCAGCTTTCTCTGCCTGGTCCCCGCATCCTGGTTCACCAACGAAGTCATCACCGTCTTCCTGACCACGGACCTGCCGGAGAGCAGCAAATATCAGCCGGGAGGAGCTCTGTGCGTGACGTTTATATCCGCCGGCTTCCTCCTGGCTGGAGGGgtcattttttgtttgtcatgtCCTGGAAAGAGATCCGGACGACCGGACTTCGCTTCCTCCGCTTCCTCCGCTGACCCCGACAGACGTCTAACGTGCCCACATGAGCAGCGGAGGCGGGAGCTGCAGACGGAGGACGTGCAGCCGAAAAACAGGCAAAACAAGACGGTTCAGCTGCAGATGGACAAAGTGAAGCAGAAGAAACCTCCTGAACAGGGTCAGGAGCAGAAGAAGGTCTACTTGTCTCCCTCCAAACTCCCTCCGAAAGACATCAAAGACAGCTACAGCCTCCAGGAGTACGTTTAA